Proteins from a single region of Sandaracinaceae bacterium:
- a CDS encoding tetratricopeptide repeat protein: MGVVRMGLMAVMLCATTVGWGLAPSVASAQNSADEEARALFEAGRLAFSRGRYEQALGHFQEAYELSHRSALLYNIGTTHDRLRQDQQAIDAFEQFLEAEPDSDLVPEVQERVRILRENQRPDLSPEAVAAASDPSSDPSSPAAPSERDNRIVKKWWFWTIIGVVVVGAAVGIGVGASGGGGQQGALPYDANTITVEL; this comes from the coding sequence ATGGGCGTGGTTCGAATGGGGTTGATGGCCGTCATGCTGTGCGCGACGACCGTCGGGTGGGGCTTGGCTCCGAGCGTAGCGAGCGCGCAGAACAGCGCGGACGAGGAGGCTCGCGCCCTCTTCGAGGCAGGGCGCCTGGCGTTCTCCCGCGGGCGTTACGAGCAGGCGCTGGGCCACTTCCAGGAGGCCTACGAGCTCAGCCATCGGTCGGCGCTGCTCTACAACATCGGCACCACCCACGACCGCCTGCGCCAGGACCAGCAGGCCATCGACGCCTTCGAGCAGTTCCTCGAGGCCGAGCCCGACAGCGACCTGGTGCCCGAGGTGCAGGAGCGCGTGCGCATCCTGCGCGAGAACCAGCGCCCCGACCTGTCGCCGGAGGCCGTGGCCGCGGCGAGCGACCCCAGCAGCGACCCGTCGTCGCCCGCCGCCCCGAGCGAGCGCGACAACCGCATCGTGAAGAAGTGGTGGTTCTGGACCATCATCGGCGTGGTGGTCGTGGGCGCTGCCGTGGGCATCGGCGTGGGCGCCTCGGGGGGCGGGGGCCAGCAGGGCGCCCTGCCGTACGACGCCAACACCATCACGGTGGAGCTCTGA